A DNA window from Trypanosoma brucei brucei TREU927 chromosome 10, whole genome shotgun sequence contains the following coding sequences:
- a CDS encoding epsilon tubulin (identical to GB:AAF32302.2: epsilon tubulin {Trypanosoma brucei}; similar to Tubulin epsilon chain (Epsilon tubulin). (Swiss- Prot:Q9UJT0) (Homo sapiens); similar to Tubulin beta-1 chain. (Swiss-Prot:P18241) (Brugia pahangi;)) — translation MPREVVTVQVGQCGNQLGLKWWDVLLQEHKANPQFTDARDALFDVSGSAPLASVGDKACRAGSLKARCVAVDMEEGVLRAMLRGPLGHLFDATFFVSDVSGAGNNWAVGHMEYGDKYIDSITETVREQVERCDSIQSFLIMHSLSGGTGAGLGTRVLGMLEDEFPHVFRICPVVMPSAIDDVVTAPYNTAFAVRELIEHADAVLPLDNDALARMADSALGQKTIGQAAGERKEPQTTLGAPAARGYSVAQPTQTKLPYDSMNALVAQLLSNLTCAMRFPGPLNMDINEITTNLVPYPRLLFLTSAIAPLSVARHAAASAPRSVDTMIAACLDKNHQFVDVSNGLSSALTHEAGTCLATAIVARGPQITVGDLTRNIPRIRERQKLVYWNEDGCKTALCSVSPLGHRNSVLMLANHCSIAQKLQSAHERFMRLYSVRSHVHHYEPYLEQAYFDDTCDTVLTVVDDYNYLNTVQMPADVPRSMRDLVYF, via the coding sequence ATGCCCCGTGAGGTTGTTACAGTTCAAGTTGGCCAGTGCGGTAACCAGCTGGGACTTAAGTGGTGGGATGTGCTGTTGCAGGAACACAAAGCTAACCCACAGTTCACTGATGCTCGTGACGCACTATTTGATGTTAGTGGTAGCGCTCCCCTTGCAAGTGTCGGTGACAAGGCGTGCAGGGCCGGTTCTCTAAAAGCACGCTGTGTAGCTGTCGACATGGAGGAGGGTGTGTTACGGGCGATGCTCCGTGGTCCATTAGGGCATCTCTTTGATGCAACATTCTTTGTGTCGGATGTAAGTGGTGCCGGTAACAACTGGGCGGTGGGTCATATGGAGTACGGTGACAAGTACATTGACAGTATCACGGAGACTGTGCGGGAGCAGGTGGAGCGATGTGATAGCATACAATCCTTTTTAATAATGCATTCATTGAGCGGTGGAACTGGTGCGGGTCTTGGGACGCGTGTGCTTGGGATGCTAGAAGATGAGTTTCCTCACGTGTTTCGAATATGCCCTGTTGTGATGCCCTCAGCTATCGACGACGTGGTGACGGCCCCATACAACACTGCGTTTGCGGTCCGAGAGCTCATTGAGCACGCTGATGCTGTTCTGCCATTAGACAATGATGCACTTGCGCGGATGGCGGATTCGGCACTCGGACAAAAAACCATAGGCCAAGCGGCCGGTGAGCGTAAGGAACCGCAAACCACTTTGGGTGCACCAGCAGCGCGGGGTTACAGTGTCGCACAACCTACCCAAACCAAACTCCCCTACGACTCTATGAACGCACTTGTGGCACAGTTGCTCAGTAACTTAACGTGCGCCATGCGATTTCCCGGCCCACTAAATATGGATATCAACGAAATTACCACAAACCTAGTACCGTACCCGCGGCTGCTGTTTCTCACCTCCGCCATTGCCCCCCTAAGTGTGGCGCGCCACGCTGCCGCTTCTGCACCACGTTCTGTTGACACAATGATAGCAGCATGCCTCGACAAAAACCATCAGTTCGTTGACGTTTCTAACGGTTTATCCTCTGCGCTGACACATGAGGCGGGTACTTGCCTTGCCACAGCCATCGTAGCGCGAGGTCCGCAAATCACTGTGGGGGATCTTACGCGAAACATTCCCCGTATTCGTGAAAGGCAGAAGCTTGTGTACTGGAATGAGGACGGCTGCAAGACAGCCTTATGTAGCGTCAGCCCACTTGGTCATCGGAACTCGGTGCTGATGCTTGCAAACCACTGTTCAATAGCACAAAAACTACAGTCGGCACACGAACGATTTATGAGGCTTTACTCAGTGCGCTCGCATGTACATCACTACGAACCTTATCTTGAGCAAGCGTACTTTGATGACACATGTGATACGGTATTAACTGTCGTGGACGATTACAACTATCTTAACACTGTGCAAATGCCGGCGGATGTGCCACGTAGCATGCGTGACCTTGTTTACTTTTGA
- a CDS encoding kinesin, putative yields the protein MAIEYPDNGYIYVCLRVRSVPTLSELELSCSSRKCGAGRMSPRHRPPRSTTRASQRICVSTLENIVALHDPKSLDDAACAVRDAQHVVQLLVGRSLRTVGKHSKRRPLMSTATANYFEFDNCLASMDADSMLQMPIVRNSDFIRPPEYGSQEDVYLSTAVHAVSAAVEGINSCVFAYGQTGSGKTYTLFGDAAYIQRDPGVVPRTMDDLFMRLEAIKRNYEENTETDYSFRVQLSFFEIYQNEAFCLFSRKGPLRVTFVRDSSGREALVIHELQRHFVTAADKAMPLVELGFGRRQTGETGMNAHSSRSHTILQLHVTQWRTDKVTRETVELNALLNIVDLAGSERQKTAKTDGKSRDEGIEINQSLTTLSRVINEISQGSKYVNYRDSLLTMVLRDYLGGNSKTFMIATISPVAFCYQESCATMQYAKGVRKIRNRPVVNTTFQTRNSLLELNAALKQENEKLRQHVENLLKVAGSGHSIDGLLSESDARDSDSGEITICGTIPHKTLRCGAPIKRYGTVSEAVFSTADHCAVPLVVTVHRKYKNSTGIGVANVEGSRIGISSLTRNVVQFHLSDLLSGAEGSGQLVARPKIPQLKCLETSHGLVEFERMPSNSCERRYWVRYVPPCKEGDEAVLHKKVVCHMNGIKHSDGDQWSLTHGDVFCVYIDSVGDDSEKSFVTFHYVDANCLARHGRYMESNDMPEDIASQLAPVSAPGSAEEQLSQLKHNRTNLLEVLRWQAQSVDYQCQLMGVPLLRQGSETVKEKSDGGSDRHSCYTPNSRGFDAHYDNETSPLPRPMLPYGDHIHTHMHSVKPMDMSTAAHAFQRTSNWKCCSVGAGALAESQRDCLRESEVCSWRFAKRSVEFGEVARCLAELERSSSLSQPVTANVVNSPPMESGIMEDGKGIKFIGCGDEAVVRVEKGTDTIVHMPYQKGGDEFDGGERKVKGLRESKTSTPSGAANPLRNGPHPREGARTSPLPGTRMSLVGDFCSELNADTVVGYSANANIFHLTSDGVRERELWVRIRSLERSVEDLRGQKSVLESKLRIAQDANTELELSEAQLKDELSQLTKEFLDSAADHSKLKGEISNLGAILHSMEGALMEVSVVSEFEMNEQFPIMAEKILMLRALTRMWKRRAMGSVARGTFTSGSRSSTNVSLTSGEGRTRGVVQASRDDLHLELSDTRAQQFLKEHVPDFPANTSVVEHSEKETAAESVFVVGTVLVGLEREKNQLVTDVNRERDEGEHYKGLVFRVQGDVNDLKMNAKKRESPTTEKMAERMAVSSVRSRQLVEAGRKRDASDMNLWTTDQADSNIRKKSLDNKVTLLQEQRMLLKQQQREYDRRAASLACKVEELRYTLSCLREKVQDNGPNGFKDANDLYQRVEELINEAMSGFGGQGCHSTSPPDFKFTGEMITLVLMGLRILLDRLKVELYVLNRQSLHRFALIAPAVHLRPETQFRYYMHKLRGTISGIARKPQCVGADWTVTEADILSGLVSHRRRQAGDALYGLLIWYDHWDVAAKTDHICYVELIRNRDHVMQIARLVRQESLVNTNATSCQNLLPDERRASTLGKEIPRSGKNIGATDITVTASRNILGKLSARVKNSTLGNAMTKWKKCPPGSTSFRGTSASSTLHSPSQESGLTFLSLAPNTTFTPLDFPSREPMRLSKSGHLQKQSQSNSASEKPSGSTVEKFGRRSRIIVVPVSEADITVAASTGLPRRSRTFNYARNLSTAYFSERELQPRALTKACTRFSRSKTFAALGNMAHGKPCHLSNMASKSSSVCEGRNGKSMSSCSFLPV from the coding sequence ATGGCAATCGAGTACCCAGACAACggatatatttatgtttgtttgcgcGTCCGCTCCGTCCCGACGCTATCGGAACTGGAACtgagttgcagcagcaggaaatgCGGCGCAGGCAGGATGAGCCCCAGGCATCGACCCCCGCGAAGCACCACACGGGCATCGCAGCGCATTTGCGTTTCTACACTTGAGAATATTGTTGCCTTGCACGACCCAAAATCGCTGGACGATGCTGCGTGCGCGGTGCGTGATGCGCAGCATGTCGTTCAACTTCTTGTGGGCCGTTCACTGCGCACCGTGGGTAAACACTCCAAGCGTCGACCGTTAATGTCCACTGCAACGGCAAACTACTTCGAGTTTGACAACTGTCTTGCGTCGATGGACGCAGACTCCATGTTGCAAATGCCGATTGTTCGAAACAGCGACTTCATTCGCCCACCGGAATACGGATCGCAGGAGGATGTCTACCTTTCCACTGCCGTGCACGCTGTATCGGCAGCTGTGGAAGGCATCAACtcttgtgtgtttgcgtaCGGCCAAACAGGCAGTGGTAAGACTTACACCCTTTTTGGAGATGCTGCCTATATTCAGCGGGACCCCGGTGTTGTCCCACGCACCATGGATGACTTGTTTATGCGCCTCGAGGCCATAAAGCGTAACTATGAAGAAAACACGGAGACGGATTATTCGTTCCGCGTACAACTGTCCTTCTTCGAGATCTACCAGAACGAGGCGTTTTGTCTCTTCTCCCGCAAGGGCCCGCTTCGTGTGACGTTCGTGCGAGACAGTAGCGGCAGAGAGGCGTTGGTTATACATGAACTACAAAGGCATTTTGTTACGGCGGCAGATAAGGCGATGCCGCTGGTGGAGTTGGGCTTTGGCAGGCGACAGACAGGGGAAACGGGAATGAATGCACACAGCAGCCGTAGCCATACTATACTTCAGTTGCACGTCACTCAATGGCGTACAGATAAGGTGACGAGGGAGACTGTGGAACTCAACGCACTGCTCAACATTGTTGACTTGGCGGGAAGTGAGCGACAGAAGACTGCGAAAACCGACGGGAAGAGTCGTGATGAAGGAATTGAGATCAACCAGTCCCTTACCACCCTCTCGCGTGTCATCAACGAAATTTCTCAAGGCTCTAAGTACGTGAACTATCGCGACTCGCTCCTCACGATGGTTCTGAGGGACTACCTGGGTGGAAACAGTAAAACCTTCATGATTGCCACGATATCCCCCGTTGCTTTCTGTTACCAGGAATCGTGTGCCACTATGCAGTATGCCAAGGGCGTGCGCAAGATACGCAATAGGCCAGTTGTGAACACAACCTTTCAAACTCGTAATAGTCTACTGGAGCTAAACGCGGCGCTGAAGCAGGAGAATGAAAAGCTGCGACAGCACGTTGAGAACCTCCTAAAAGTTGCTGGAAGCGGCCATTCCATTGATGGTCTTCTGTCTGAGAGTGATGCAAGGGACAGCGACAGTGGTGAGATTACCATTTGTGGGACTATTCCGCACAAAACATTGCGCTGCGGCGCTCCGATAAAGCGGTACGGTACTGTGAGTGAGGCTGTTTTTTCCACAGCTGATCACTGTGCTGTGCCACTAGTTGTCACGGTTCACAGGAAATATAAAAACTCCACGGGTATAGGTGTGGCAAATGTGGAGGGTAGCAGGATCGGTATCTCTTCACTGACAAGGAACGTTGTGCAGTTTCACCTTTCAGATCTCTTGAGCGGCGCTGAAGGTAGTGGACAACTTGTGGCGAGGCCAAAGATACCTCAACTGAAATGTTTGGAGACTAGCCATGGATTAGTGGAGTTTGAGAGGATGCCAAGTAACTCGTGTGAACGGCGCTACTGGGTTCGGTATGTCCCTCCCTGTAAAGAAGGCGATGAGGCTGTTCTTCACAAAAAAGTCGTTTGCCATATGAACGGCATTAAACACAGTGATGGTGACCAATGGAGCTTGACGCATGGtgatgtgttttgtgtttacATTGACAGTGTTGGGGATGACTCTGAGAAGAGTTTCGTGACTTTCCATTACGTGGACGCTAACTGTCTTGCACGCCATGGTCGATATATGGAAAGTAACGACATGCCGGAGGACATTGCATCGCAGTTGGCGCCTGTTTCCGCACCGGGGTCCGCGGAGGAACAACTTTCGCAGCTGAAGCACAACAGAACAAATCTCCTTGAGGTGCTGCGGTGGCAAGCACAAAGCGTTGACTACCAGTGCCAGCTCATGGGTGTGCCGCTGTTGCGGCAGGGATCTGAAAcggtgaaggagaaaagtgATGGTGGTAGCGATAGGCATAGCTGCTACACACCTAACAGCCGAGGTTTTGACGCTCATTATGACAACGAAACTTCACCTTTACCCCGTCCTATGCTGCCATACGGGGACCACATTCATACTCACATGCACTCTGTCAAACCTATGGATATGAGTACCGCAGCACATGCCTTCCAGCGTACCTCTAACTGGAAGTGCTGTAGTGTCGGCGCTGGTGCATTGGCAGAGAGTCAAAGGGATTGCTTGCGGGAGAGTGAAGTGTGTAGCTGGAGGTTTGCGAAGCGTAGCGTCGAATTCGGGGAAGTGGCGCGGTGTCTTGCTGAACTGGAGCGCAGTTCGTCCCTGTCGCAGCCTGTAACGGCAAATGTAGTAAACTCTCCGCCGATGGAATCAGGAATTATGGAGGATGGGAAGGGCATCAAATTCATCGGTTGCGGCGATGAAGCTGTGGTAAGGGTTGAGAAAGGAACTGACACTATTGTCCATATGCCATatcaaaaggggggagaTGAATTTGACGGTGGAGAGCGAAAAGTAAAGGGGCTGCGAGAATCGAAGACATCGACACCCAGTGGTGCAGCTAATCCTTTGCGGAATGGGCCACACCCGCGTGAGGGTGCACGAACGAGCCCGCTCCCCGGAACAAGGATGTCTCTCGTGGGCGATTTTTGCTCCGAGTTAAATGCGGACACAGTAGTGGGCTACTCGGCGAATGCcaatatttttcatttaaCATCCGATGGTGTACGTGAGCGTGAGCTGTGGGTGCGCATCCGCTCACTCGAACGCTCTGTCGAAGATTTACGTGGACAGAAAAGCGTGCTGGAGAGTAAGTTGCGCATTGCTCAGGATGCGAACACGGAACTTGAACTCAGTGAAGCGCAGCTAAAGGACGAGTTGTCGCAGCTGACGAAGGAGTTCCTCGACTCCGCGGCGGATCACAGCAAActgaaaggggaaataagtAATTTGGGAGCGATCCTACACAGCATGGAGGGGGCACTCATGGAGGTGAGTGTGGTGAGTGAGTTTGAGATGAATGAGCAATTCCCCATAATGGCGGAAAAGATTCTGATGCTTCGTGCTTTAACTCGCATGTGGAAGCGGCGGGCGATGGGGTCCGTCGCCCGTGGGACCTTCACAAGTGGGAGCAGAAGCAGCACCAACGTTAGTTTGACGAGCGGTGAGGGGCGGACAAGGGGTGTTGTGCAGGCTTCACGGGACGATCTCCACTTGGAACTCAGTGACACTCGGGCGCAGCAGTTTCTGAAGGAACATGTCCCCGACTTCCCTGCTAACACAAGCGTTGTTGAACACTCTGAGAAGGAAACTGCAGCAGAATCAGTGTTTGTAGTAGGGACCGTACTGGTTGGTttggagagagagaaaaaccAGCTTGTCACCGATGTCAACCGTGAGAGAGATGAAGGTGAACATTACAAGGGTCTTGTTTTCCGCGTTCAAGGTGATGTGAATGACTTGAAGATGAATGCAAAGAAGCGGGAGAGCCCCACTACCGAGAAAATGGCGGAACGAATGGCTGTTTCCAGTGTGAGAAGCAGGCAGTTAGTTGAGGCAGGAAGGAAGCGTGATGCATCAGACATGAACCTGTGGACTACTGACCAGGCCGACTCcaacataaggaagaaatCACTTGACAACAAGGTGACACTTCTCCAGGAACAACGGATGTTGCTcaagcaacagcagcgggaATACGACAGGCGCGCTGCCTCCCTTGCTTGTAAAGTTGAGGAATTGCGTTACACATTGAGTTGCCTCCGAGAAAAGGTACAAGATAACGGCCCCAATGGCTTCAAAGATGCCAACGACTTGTATCAGCGTGTTGAAGAACTCATTAATGAGGCGATGAGCGGTTTTGGTGGCCAGGGTTGCCACTCCACCTCTCCGCCAGACTTCAAGTTTACTGGGGAAATGATCACACTTGTTCTCATGGGGTTACGCATTCTGCTGGATCGTTTAAAGGTGGAACTCTATGTTTTGAATCGTCAAAGCCTACATCGATTCGCTTTAATTGCACCTGCTGTGCATCTTCGCCCTGAAACTCAATTCCGTTATTACATGCACAAGCTGCGTGGGACGATCAGCGGAATTGCTCGGAAGCCCCAATGCGTTGGTGCGGATTGGACGGTGACTGAGGCTGACATCCTTTCGGGCCTCGTCAGCCACCGGCGCCGCCAAGCAGGGGATGCATTGTATGGATTACTCATTTGGTACGACCACTGGGACGTTGCAGCCAAGACGGATCATATCTGTTATGTGGAACTGATTCGTAATAGAGATCATGTCATGCAAATTGCCCGACTGGTACGGCAGGAAAGTCTCGTCAACACGAACGCCACATCGTGTCAGAACTTGCTACCGGATGAGAGACGAGCCTCAACCCTCGGTAAGGAAATCCCCAGAAGCGGCAAGAACATTGGTGCCACGGACATCACGGTGACGGCGAGTAGAAACATTCTTGGAAAACTCTCTGCTCGCGTAAAGAACAGCACATTGGGTAACGCGATGACTAAGTGGAAAAAGTGTCCACCGGGGTCAACTTCCTTTCGAGGCACGTCTGCATCCAGTACACTGCACTCACCATCCCAAGAAAGTGGACTAACGTTTCTGAGCTTGGCTCCAAATACCACCTTCACGCCACTTGACTTCCCCTCCAGAGAGCCCATGAGGTTGAGCAAGTCGGGGCACCTTCAAAAACAGAGTCAGTCAAATTCCGCTTCTGAGAAACCGTCAGGCTCCACCGTCGAGAAGTTTGGCAGGCGGTCTAGGATAATAGTGGTACCCGTTTCGGAGGCTGACATTACCGTTGCTGCCAGCACGGGACTGCCACGTCGCAGCCGCACCTTCAATTACGCTCGAAATTTGAGCACTGCATACTTTTCGGAGAGGGAGCTGCAGCCCCGTGCTTTGACGAAGGCGTGCACCCGATTCAGTCGATCAAAAACTTTCGCTGCGCTTGGTAACATGGCCCATGGCAAACCATGTCACCTGTCAAACATGGCGTCGAAGTCTTCCAGTGTATGTGAGGGGCGGAATGGAAAGAGCATGAGTTCCTGTAGTTTTTTGCCGGTGTAG
- a CDS encoding dynein arm light chain axonemal (similar to 33 kDa inner dynein arm light chain, axonemal (p33). (Swiss-Prot:Q26630) (Strongylocentrotus purpuratus;)) has product MQPYGMSTSRTNRRPLVASRGGPNAPQRNYAMVTGPVDPSTSLIRYELPFSPADPKRSVKLRRRFGEPIEESVVDPNVRVVLDSFIPPRAWYDDDGVLWVQHASPKPASRTDTVETHEKLRRRLRETGAKRTGICPIRSLLLAECFLEVIRQVTVECWERGLVLLKIHAERVAAQTAHRELFESRVGYAFRLALKGEKDTSRVQQDLGKLKKRMEELAEEEKTLRQQCDEASARGEEEMLIVGKQHSDEVAAIKKEGILKRNQLEHMISMPSTP; this is encoded by the coding sequence ATGCAACCTTACGGGATGTCAACTAGCAGGACGAACAGGCGACCATTGGTCGCTTCCCGTGGTGGTCCAAATGCCCCCCAACGCAATTATGCGATGGTCACTGGTCCCGTTGACCCTAGCACATCACTTATTCGCTATGAGCTTCCATTTTCACCAGCTGATCCAAAACGTTCCGTTAAGCTCCGCCGTCGTTTCGGCGAGCCCATAGAAGAGAGCGTGGTGGATCCCAACGTGCGTGTGGTGCTGGACTCTTTCATTCCCCCACGGGCTTGGTATGATGACGATGGGGTGTTGTGGGTCCAGCACGCGAGCCCGAAGCCCGCCTCCCGTACTGACACTGTCGAAACACACGAGAAACTGAGGCGTCGATTGCGGGAGACGGGTGCGAAGCGCACGGGCATCTGTCCTATTCGATCTCTTCTACTAGCCGAGTGTTTCCTCGAAGTGATACGACAGGTGACTGTCGAGTGCTGGGAACGTGGTTTAGTGCTCCTAAAGATTCACGCGGAAAGAGTGGCGGCGCAAACGGCACACCGCGAGTTGTTCGAGTCGCGCGTCGGGTATGCGTTTCGTTTGGCACTGAAGGGTGAGAAGGATACAAGCCGTGTCCAGCAGGATTTGGGGAAGTTGAAGAAACGCATGGAAGAACttgcggaggaggaaaagacgCTGCGGCAGCAGTGTGACGAGGCATCGGCGAGGGGTGAGGAAGAAATGCTTATTGTGGGGAAACAGCACAGCGATGAGGTGGCAGCAATCAAGAAGGAAGGCATACTGAAGCGCAATCAGCTAGAGCACATGATTTCGATGCCTTCAACTCCGTAA
- a CDS encoding 60S ribosomal protein L9, putative, with translation MKIKSHDQITFPEDVTVSVKDRIVTVKGKRGTLTKDLRHLQLDFRVNKKLRTFTAVRWFGNKINNSTINTALSHVRNMITGVTKGFRFKVRFAYAHFPISVTVENQLVEIRNFLGEKRVRRQVVADDVKVYRTDAALVKDELVLEGNDLEQVSREAAVMHQLCLVKKKDIRKFLDGIYVQTKTNIEVDE, from the coding sequence ATGAAGATCAAGTCGCACGACCAAATCACCTTCCCCGAAGATGTCACCGTCTCCGTAAAAGACCGCATCGTAACGGTGAAGGGGAAGCGTGGCACGCTCACAAAGGACTTGCGTCATCTACAGCTTGACTTCCGCGTAAACAAGAAGCTCCGTACCTTCACCGCAGTTCGTTGGTTTGGTAACAAGATCAATAACTCAACCATCAACACCGCTCTCTCGCACGTGCGCAACATGATCACGGGTGTTACAAAAGGCTTCCGCTTCAAAGTGCGCTTCGCATACGCTCACTTTCCCATTTCCGTGACGGTGGAAAACCAATTGGTGGAGATCCGTAACTTCCTTGGGGAGAAGCGTGTCCGCCGACAGGTGGTGGCAGACGATGTGAAGGTCTATCGTACAGATGCTGCACTTGTCAAGGATGAACTCGTGCTTGAGGGGAATGACTTGGAACAGGTGTCTCGTGAGGCTGCTGTGATGCATCAGCTCTGcctagtgaagaagaaggataTCCGTAAGTTCTTGGACGGCATCTACGTGCAGACAAAGACCAACATCGAAGTTGATGAGTAG